AGGCTAACATAGCTATAGGAGTTCACCTCTTTGACTATAATGAACTCGAAGAAGCCACTAACAATTTTGATTCCAAGAAAGAGCTTGGAGATGGTGGATATGGCACAGTATATAAAGGTGAGTAAACTGATCTAAAATTGAAATGCTTACAGAAAATGTGTCACTCAACTGATTGATTCATTAACATGTGGTTGAATATGATATGCTTATAGGTAAACTTCGAGATGGACGTGTCGTTGCTGTTAAGCGTTTGTATGAAAACAACTGCAAGAGAGTAGAGCAATTCATGAATGAAATTGATATCCTAACACGGTTGCATCATCCAAATCTTGTCACTCTTTACGGATGCACATCTCGCCATTCCCGTGAGCTTCTACTTGTTTATGAATACATTCCCAATGGCACAGTTGCTGATCATATACACGGTGGAGATTCAAGGCGTGGATCGCCTTCATGGAATACACGAATGAAAATTGCCATAGAAACAGCAAATGCACTTGCCTATCTCCATGCTTCAGATGTCATCCACCGTGATGTAAAAACTAATAATATCCTTCTGGACAACAATTTCTGTGTTAAAGTAGCAGATTTTGGCTTGTCTCGGCTTTTCCCAACGCATCTTACTCATGTCTCAACAGCTCCACAGGGTACTCCTGGATATGTTGATCCTGAGTACCACGAGTGCTATCAGCTCACTGACAAAAGTGATGTTTATAGTTTCGGAGTGGTATTAGTTGAGCTTATATCATCACTGCCTGCTGTTGATATCTGTAGGCACCGACATGAAATTAATTTGTCAAATATGGCCATCAACAAGATTCAGGGAAATGCATTACATGAATTGGTGGATTCAAATATCGGGTTTGACACTGATGATAAAATAAGGTCAATGATCACTGCAATGGCAGAGTTAGCATTCCAATGTCTACAGAACGACGGGGATATGAGGCCATCTATGCAGGAAGTTGTGGAGGCTCTACTGAGAATTCAGAGAATGAATAAAACAGGCAAAACAGGCAAGGGTCCTGATGACGATGATGCAGGCTTGTCGAAGAATAACACATCATCAGTTTCACCTGATTCGGTTACTGCAAAATGGAGTAGCAATTCAACAACACCCAATGGTAGTACCTAGCATTTGGTTCGCTAAGGTGGTGCACTCGAATGCCTTCCATGTTGGTTTCCAAAACCTGAATTACATACACTTTGATTACCTTGGTTTTCTCTGTTGAAGAGGATGTACATATGTCAGTGCAGCACGTTTAATGATTCGATTTGAACTTCTCAagtcttcttttctcttttagaTCTTCTGATCTGCTGATTTATTTTTGTAGCAGTACATGTTTACTTTAGTGTGTAGCAACAGAAGAATAGGATTAGTTTCAAGAATACAtttgttggaattaatgcatcaatgtttagtgttccaaaattgtctcttagtttttcaagaagtctttttagaatttcgtagtacatgtatctagtaaattgtgatacaggtatttagttatttgtgcaagactttttgttttctattttgagtagtataaatagtgatgtagttgatgattgtaatcatctcaagtggccttaagtagcctataataaacttgaacatttttctaaagatattattttgcctttcatatttcctacaaattggtatcaagagcgggttttcgttcttaatctggggttaggtgaagaaaaaaaatatggcatccaaaacaaatgaaggtgctgattcttcagttgttcttactccattttttgatggaactgattttgaatactggaagataagaatgagaacacatttgaaagctgaaggtttgtggactattgttgcaaatggctttgaagagccagaaaacgatggtgatcttacagcagcagagatgaaaaatcttgaggctaagtatcgtcaagatgcaaaagccttgagcaaaatccaaatgggagtctcaagagcatattttgcaaaaattgctacttgtgagactgcaaaggaagcttgggattttctggaaactgaggtgtatggtgacgaaaaggtacgcactataaatcttcaaactcttagaagagagtttcaaaatttaaagatgatagaatctgaaaaaattgatgaatattgcacaagagtcatgaatattgttaatgaaatgagaaatcatagtgatacaatttctgaccaacaagttgtggaaaagattctaattagtgtcacagaaaagtatgagtacatcgttgctatcactgaggagacgaaagatctttctaagttttccatcaaagagctagttggatcatttTGTGCACACGAGAAACGAAGATTTTTTCgtgaagatcaacccaaagagaCGGCTTTCCagtctaaaataaatgagaattctcaaaatttctcaaaaaatcatcagaagaaaaatcaaaagccaaaaaagaagcaggatcatgatggttcttccaagaaggttgaagaaaaaggtgagaaaaaatctagtcttttttgtaaagtttgcaaaaagactaatcacaatgcagaaaaatgttggcacaaaggcaagccccaatgtaacttttgtaaaaagtttggccacgttgaaaaggattgttggcacaagaaacgggagcaagcaaatttttgtgaaaaacatgaggaagaaaaggaagaaaatcttttctttacttctaaatctgatgcttcaacaaaaagcaatgaatggtatgttgattgtggttgtagtaatcacatgactggagatgaaaaggctttcctctcaattaataatagcatcactactaaagtgaagatggggaatggagccttagttgatgcgaaaggtaaatgtactatttcgatcaacatgaaagaatgcggtaagcaaattcatgatgttctttatgttcctgacttggaagaaaatttgcttagtgttggtcaactcatggaaaatggttattctcttgtgtttagagataattattgcaagatttatgataaaattgagccaaatcaagtcattgttgaagtaaagatgataaaaagaaacttccctttgcaatttcattacaatgcattaaaaaatgaaattgtagatgattcatggctttggcacaaaagattttgtcacttgaattttcatggtttaaagcttctcaagcaaaaggacatggtgcaaggccttcctgagatacatactgaggtggatacatgtgaaagttgtataatgggaaagcaacacaggaagtcttttccaaaaggggtgtcttggagagcaagtgtatttttggaactaattcataccgacatttgtggaccaatgaagactccatctcttggaagtcaaaggtattttctaatctttattgatgatttctcaagaatgacttgggtttatttcttgaaagaaaagtcagaagcatttgctacattcaagaaatttaaagcccttgttgagaagcaaaaaggttgcagcatcaaaaccattcgcagtgatcgaggaggtgagtacacaagtcgagaatttgaagaatattgcaaaaatgaaggcattcagaagcaacttacagcagggtatactcctcaacaaaatggtgtatctgaaagaagaaatagaacaattgttgaaatggccagaactatgatgaatgagaaagggctgccaaaatatttttgggcagaagcagtgcatacagcagttcacatccttaacaggtgtccaacaaaggcactaaaggacaagacaccagttgaagcttggagtggaattaaaccttctgtaagtcattttaaaatttttgtgtgtatttgttatgctcatgtacctgctgagaaaagaacaaaattggatgaaaaaagtcaaaaatgtgtctttcttggttatagtgatgtgacaaaaggatataggcttctcgatgtcaaaactaacaaacttgttgttagtagagatgtcatttttgatgaaaaaacaacatggaattgggaggataaaaagatagagaatactgctatcatatcttcaaatcaagaagaggatgagaaagatgaagatgtctctcaagggggagaaatcccagattcagataatgaagaaccgcctccaagaggaacaaaaatgttgagtgacatttatcaaagatgtaattttgccggtgttgagccagaaaattatgaagaagcaataaagcatgatgtttggaagaaagccatggaagaagaaattcgaatgatcgaaaaaaataatacttgggagcttgtggctattcctagagaaagagaagttgtaagtctaaaatggatttacaaaatcaaactcaatcaggaaggagatattcaaaagcacaaAGCAAGGTTGGTTGCTAGAGGCTTCACACAAAAAccaggtattgatttttatgaaactttctctccagttgctcgtcttgagacaattagaactgtaattgctgttgctgcacaaaagaaatggaagatatttcaacttgatgttaaatcagtatttctgaatggaaaacttgatgaagagatttatgttgagcaacctcaaggattttttgttcaaggAGGAGAAGAGAAGGTGTATAGACTAAAAAAATCTCTTTACGGGCTGAAGCAAGCTTCAAGAGCCtggtacaatgaaattgatacatactttctgaaaaataattttcagagaagtaaaagtgaagccactttgtatgtgaagaaaTAACATGGCagcattatcattgtttgtctctatgtggatgatttgctctttacaggaaatgtaaagatgatgcaaaatttcaaacaagatatgatgcaagcttatgaaatgagtgatcttggattgctaaattatttcttgggcatcgaagtttctcaagtgaaagaagaaattttcatttctcaaaataagTATACTAAAggtattcttcaaaaattcaaaatgatggattgcagGTCTGTGGCCATACCATAAGCAAcaaatgagaagtttagaaaagatgatggagaaaaTAAAGTTAATAGCTCACTATATAGGAGTTTGATTGGAAGTTTGctatatcttacttcaacaaggTCATATATTATGTTTGCTGCTTGTTTATCATTcagattcatgcaagaaccaagccaagtgcattttggagctgcaaagcgtgttctacgctacttgcaaggaacaatggattatgggataatgtacaaatttggtggaaatttgaacttaattggttattctgatagtgattgggctNNNNNNNNNNNNNNNNNNNNNNNNNNNNNNNNNNNNNNNNNNNNNNNNNNNNNNNNNNNNNNNNNNNNNNNNNNNNNNNNNNNNNNNNNNNNNNNNNNNNNNNNNNNNNNNNNNNNNNNNNNNNNNNNNNNNNNNNNNNNNNNNNNNNNNNNNNNNNNNNNNNNNNNNNNNNNNNNNNNNNNNNNNNNNNNNNNNNNNNNNNNNNNNNNNNNNNNNNNNNNNNNNNNNNNNNNNNNNNNNNNNNNNNNNNNNNNNNNNNNNNNNNNNNNNNNNNNNNNNNNNNNNNNNNNNNNNNNNNNNNNNNNNNNNNNNNNNNNNNNNNNNNNNNNNNNNNNNNNNNNNNNNNNNNNNNNNNNNNNNNNNNNNNNNNNNNNNNNNNNNNNNNNNNNNNNNNNNNNNNNNNNNNNNNNNNNNNNNNNNNNNNNNNNNNNNNNNNNNNNNNNNNNNNNNNNNNNNNNNNNNNNNNNNNNNNNNNNNNNNNNNNNNNNNNNNNNNNNNNNNNNNNNNNNNNNNNNNNNNNNNNNNNNNNNNNNNNNNNNNNNNNNNNNNNNNNNNNNNNNNNNNNNNNNNNNNNNNNNNNNNNNNNNNNNNNNNNNNNNNNNNNNNNNNNNNNNNNNNNNNNNNNNNNNNNNNNNNNNNNNNNNNNNNNNNNNNNNNNNNNNNNNNNNNNNNNNNNNNNNNNNNNNNNNNNNNNNNNNNNNNNNNNNNNNNNNNNNNNNNNNNNNNNNNNNNNNNNNNNNNNNNNNNNNNNNNNNNNNNNNNNNNNNNNNNNNNNNNNNNNNNNNNNNNNNNNNNNNNNNNNNNNNNNNNNNNNNNNNNNNNNNNNNNNNNNNNNNNNNNNNNNNNNNNNNNNNNNNNNNNNNNNNNNNNNNNNNNNNNNNNNNNNNNNNNNNNNNNNNNNNNNNNNNNNNNNNNNNNNNNNNNNNNNNNNNNNNNNNNNNNNNNNNNNNNNNNNNNNNNNNNNNNNNNNNNNNNNNNNNNNNNNNNNNNNNNNNNNNNNNNNNNNNNNNNNNNNNNNNNNNNNNNNNNNNNNNNNNNNNNNNNNNNNNNNNNNNNNNNNNNNNNNNNNNNNNNNNNNNNNNNNNNNNNNNNNNNNNNNNNNNNNNNNNNNNNNNNNNNNNNNNNNNNNNNNNNNNNNNNNNNNNNNNNNNNNNNNNNNNNNNNNNNNNNNNNNNNNNNNNNNNNNNNNNNNNNNNNNNNNNNNNNNNNNNNNNNNNNNNNNNNNNNNNNNNNNNNNNNNNNNNNNNGAGAAGCACAAGAGAAAGGCGAAATTCAGTTGCATTATTGTCAGACAGGAGAACAACTtgctgacatcttcaccaaagcacttcctagagaaaagttttgctatcttcgagaacgcattggagttatcaagcaaatgcattaagggggagtgttgaaattaatgcatcaatgtttagtcttccaaaattgtctcttagtttttcaagaagtctttttagaatttcgtagtacatgtatctagtaaattgtgatacatgtatttagttatttgtgcaatactttttgttttctattttgagtagtataaatagtgatgtagttgatgattgtaatcatctcaagtggccttaagtagcccATGATAAACTTGAAcatttttctaaagatattatttttcctttcatatttCCTACAACATTATCCGTATAGTGTAGTATGACAACTGACCGATtttgaatgtaaaataaaaagttcagTGCTCTTAAGCAAGATAGATTCTACGCGCTCAAACCTTTCTACTGatttatctttaattttctttaaccaAGAGTTGCTTTCCAGCAGAATGCTCTTTCATCAAGAGCTATGCTCCTTGAACACTTCAATAACATCAACAGGTGCATTTTGGATGGTCTAAAAGTACTGTATTTTTGAAGGATCTGATACGTGTGTgtcaacatttttgaagagtctgcACAACATAGATCAAGAAGTAGAGAAGCTCATTCATCTCATTATCCATGCAACCTGGTTTAATGCTTTTGTGGCACACAAGAATTGAGAGCCTGTTCAAAATattcaatgaaattctccatattacatatatataataagaaatgtGTCTATTCTTGATGGACAAGCAGTTCAGATTCTGAAGAGATTTAAAGACAAGTcttcataaattatatacacTTCCTTAGGTTCATGCAAGTACAATACACTGAAATACTATCCTTCACAGTTCATGGTGAATTATAACAATCAAACTCACAATTGAAGACACAAATTCAAGTTCATTACTTCTGGAAAGTTCCATCTTTGGCAGCTTTGCCTATGAAATGTGTTGATTCTTCAGTAGAACAAAGTGATGAACTGGATGGAGAAATTACGGAAGCGTTCAATGGCATTGCCTGTGTGTTCAAAGAATGTCTTCCTGAACAACAAGGAGTACATAATAAAGGTTTTGGTGGGATTTTTAAGACGAGGCTTCCCTCTAGCATGTCGATAACCTTACTCATTGATGGCCTTTGTGCTGGATCAGTTTGGATGCACCACAGACCAACTAATATCATATTTCTagcagtttcttcttcttctatgtcTATAATCCCATGTAGCTTCAGGTCATCGTCTAGCTGAACGTGCTGATATGCCTGTTGACACCCAACTTAGGACCTCCACATTATAAATTAACCATCgagcttcttaaattttaaaacgatttaaaataattagttttataaaatttgaatcaattattttataattacgctgattattttatttcattaagttTAAGAGGCTCGATAAATTAATTTACATAGTTTCGTCTCATTTATCAAGACCCAACTCCTTTGGAATAGACAAAATTTTGGGACTTTTTGAATTGTTTCCAGCAGCCCAATTTTAGCAAAAGTATCAGCCAAATTCCCTGACCCAGGCCCAATCTTTAATTCCTACCTTAACACCTCGACCCAGCCCATCTCTCCTTTAGACCCGACCCAAATTGGTATCTTCCCAAAAGGAAACCCAGCTGGAGACAGCGAGAGGCTGCCAGAAGACCTCAACTTTGTTCCTTCTCATCGCAATCCCAAACACGCACCATCAGTGCGTGAACCACAACAAAAGTGATTCTCCGCGTTAAAGTGACAAACAGAAATCTCAAGCGCCTCCTTTCTTGCTTGATGCATTAAGAGAACGATTCCAATCCAAGAGCTCGATGGCGCGTGAGACGTCTCGCTCTCCTTTCTGCATTGAAGGGCTCTTTCTGCAACCTTAACCGTATAAGAGTGTTCCCAGACCTGCAGCTAGTCCTTGATTGCGTGGATGGACGCCACATCAAGTAGCAAGGACGATGAAGTTCATCACATATGTCCACTCCTTTCCCATTTTCAGATTGTTTTCAAAAGGCAGGGAAAGGTTGTTTGGCAAAGATTGGAGTTGAAAGGTTTAGGTTTTGGACTGGAATTTggtcttttcatttttcagatCCGTTGTTCCCCTTTCTCGAACCCTAATTGCCTCTATGTAAGATTTCTTCTTCATCCTATTTAAGGGAGCCGCAAGATACAtcgaaaaaaagaagaagaaaattctgGAAAATAGCCgataagaaaacaaaagaaatatcaaaaggTCACAGAAAGGTTGGAAAATAGTCTCTTAGGATCGTTTTTTACGGGTCTAGGTTCCAAGGGAGATTCGCAGTTTTGGTTTATTGTTCGCGTCGGAGTTCGAAGCGAGTggatttttttcccttttggtGTGAAGTTCGCTGCTCATTAGCTGCTCGTAATCGTCCGGTTTGCTGCCCTCTAAAAGGTAACATCCCCTCCTTAGCATGCCTCTctcgttcttttttttttcatttcaaagtGATTTATAATACGATAAAAAGCTTGTATCCCCTGTTTGCCCGTTGGTTTAAAGTCACTATGAGTTGATAATTTTAATGTgaagttttctttatttcatttatttatttctcccttttgtttttttttctttttctttcttcttattattattttttaattattgttggAGCTCGCTGTATGGTTTATTTGTTGCTGTTCTTGTAGCGTATTTGAGATAGTTTAATGATCGTTTGAGCTTACACTGCTGGCCGTGTTCTTCCTAAATTTATAACCTTCATGTTTGCCTTAAAGTTCAGATTATTCGCCTACAAGTCGTCCACCTTTTCGTTTTATTCTTAAGCATGTTTTATCGTTGTGAGCAGACCGATTGTTGGTTTGAAATTAACTGTGTATTGATTATTCGAAGCATGATACATGTTTTCGGGGTTGTGGCTTTGGTTTAGTTGCATGTTTACGTGAAATCTTGAAAGTGGCTTGTAAGAGGAACCGAATCTCATTTCACTCAACTTTGTTTGTGTGCCTGTATGCCATTCATCTGTGCTTTATTTGCAATTATAGTTAGTTTTTTTTCTCTGTCTTTAGCACTAGTTCTTTCCTCATTCGTCATCATAGTCTTATATTTATGCTTAAATGGAATAGAATCATAGTGGTTGTCATGAGTTTGATTTAAAGTCAGAAACCATTTTTTCCCTTCAGAAATTTCCTCATACTGTCTCTGATTAGTTTTAAAGTGTTTATTTCTTAATTCTCATAATTAAATCCGTCTAAAGGTGACTCCCTGTTCCGCAACTTGTTTCTTGAATTATTCATGCTTGTTTGGTCCAAGTTCTCCTcattttgaattattgttccTTCTCATCCGAGCCCTTTTTGTCTgactcaaaaaaaattttatgtcATAATTGTTGTACCCAAGTTCAGGCTGTCAAGCTTTGAGCAGACTTCTCTTGAAAATATAGTTAGATGGACATTAGAGCTCTCTGTTCAATATAGTTACCTTTCTCTAGCCCTCGCGTTGTTTCGTTCTTGTTTT
This portion of the Solanum pennellii chromosome 12, SPENNV200 genome encodes:
- the LOC107005390 gene encoding LEAF RUST 10 DISEASE-RESISTANCE LOCUS RECEPTOR-LIKE PROTEIN KINASE-like 1.2, whose translation is MNPHNLFMVKKSVSVLAVAILFFTLTDDTLCIYLNSSACVTQSCGDGVNISYPFWIPEKQPSYCGLPAYNVTCNKHKPFVHISQEEFIIKEVYYTNYSILLAKADLFDEENKCPVPRHNFSTRGTPFSLGPNTADLFFFYDCTLPYERETYDVNCARNATHHSFAVFHTELLEHYNYSVESCQDPVYALVETDSIDRLLEMNYTQVLQKGFFLQWDGSNCRNCRNSGGRCGAQSNEFLCICNDQTQPKTCFRGGRKIGLKIGIGFGTAAFTALMAGVIFLIYRRRQNRKSYAGSSLITRSILSYPSSMKDPEKANIAIGVHLFDYNELEEATNNFDSKKELGDGGYGTVYKGKLRDGRVVAVKRLYENNCKRVEQFMNEIDILTRLHHPNLVTLYGCTSRHSRELLLVYEYIPNGTVADHIHGGDSRRGSPSWNTRMKIAIETANALAYLHASDVIHRDVKTNNILLDNNFCVKVADFGLSRLFPTHLTHVSTAPQGTPGYVDPEYHECYQLTDKSDVYSFGVVLVELISSLPAVDICRHRHEINLSNMAINKIQGNALHELVDSNIGFDTDDKIRSMITAMAELAFQCLQNDGDMRPSMQEVVEALLRIQRMNKTGKTGKGPDDDDAGLSKNNTSSVSPDSVTAKWSSNSTTPNGST